The following is a genomic window from Citrifermentans bemidjiense Bem.
GATCTCGTAGTGGCGGTACCCCGCGGCGGAGAGAACGTCCGAGGTCGCCTCGAACATCGCGGCGGCTTCTTCTTCGGATGGAAGCGCGAGCGCCCCCTCCTCGTGGAGCCGCTCGAACGGCGTACCCTCCTCTATGGAGAGCGCGTAGGCGGAGACGTGCTCGGGATCGAGCGAGACGGCAAGCTCCAGCGCCTCGCGCCACTGAGAAAGGGACTGCCCCGGCAGGGAGTGCATCAGGTCAATGCTGATGTTGTCGAAACCGGCGCGGCGCGCATCCTGGAAGGCGGATAGGGCCTCGGCGGAGCTGTGCACGCGCCCCAGCCGCCGCAAAAGGCGGTCCTCGAAGGACTGGATCCCCAGCGACAGGCGGTTCACCCCGGCCATCCGGTACCCCTGCAGGCGTTCGGGCGTGAGCGTCCCCGGGTTCGCCTCCAGAGTGACCTCCGCGTCAGGCTCCAGCGAGAAGTTGTCTCGCGCCGCGGCGACGATCAGCCCCACCAGTTCCGGCGCCATCAGCGACGGGGTCCCCCCCCCGAGGTAAAGGGTCGGGGCGCTGACCGGCTCGGGAAGCGCCGCCTGCCTGAGCGCCATCTCTTTCAGCAGCAGCTCCACGTACTCCCGATGGTCGTCGCCTGTAGCGGGAGTCGAGTTGAAGTCGCAGTAGAGGCACTTTTTCAGACAAAAGGGGAAATGCAGGTACAGTCCGGCACGCATCGGGGGCTCCTTTATGGCTCAAGGTCAACATCTAGCAGATCGCCCCCCTTTTTGTCACGCAAAACAGCAGCCAACTGCAGGAACTTGCTTGAAATCGACAGGGACTCGGATTACACTCCGAAACTCGCCGACCGCCGGTGGCCGCCAT
Proteins encoded in this region:
- the hemW gene encoding radical SAM family heme chaperone HemW, yielding MRAGLYLHFPFCLKKCLYCDFNSTPATGDDHREYVELLLKEMALRQAALPEPVSAPTLYLGGGTPSLMAPELVGLIVAAARDNFSLEPDAEVTLEANPGTLTPERLQGYRMAGVNRLSLGIQSFEDRLLRRLGRVHSSAEALSAFQDARRAGFDNISIDLMHSLPGQSLSQWREALELAVSLDPEHVSAYALSIEEGTPFERLHEEGALALPSEEEAAAMFEATSDVLSAAGYRHYEISNYAKPGRHSRHNSAYWSRVSYLGFGAGAHSFWNPDGLGRRWKNPGDAAAYAAGIRAGLPVDEEPEQLTLEDALSECFFLGLRMLDGLDLAPLSERYGESALAPHLKQVAALEKKGALTREGSRISISPGSVILANSIFSSFV